The window CGGCCCGGCCCCCGCCCGCCGTGGGGATGACGGTGCGCCGCCACGCGCTGGTGCGGTCGCCGGTGGCCATCTGGGCGTAGGCGGCCCGGATGCCGTTCTGCCTGGCCTCCGCGTAGTGGGTGCGGTCGGCGGGCTGCTCGGGGTCCCTGGCCGCGCCGCCGTGGGCCTCGTTGCGGCCGTCGGACTCGCCGGAGGTGAGGAACGCGGTGGTGACCTGGGTGCCGGACAGCAGGGAACGGCTGAGGTCGGGGTTCATGAAGAACAGGTCGTCGTCGGGGTGCGCGACGACCTGGACGACGGACCCGGAGGTGACGCTCGCGGGCAGGACGGTGGCCGCGTTCTTCTCCTGGGTGGCCTCGGCCGAGGTCTGCTGGCCGGTGGCCACGGAGAGCACGCCGGTGGCGCCGGCGGTCAGCACGGTGAGCAGAGCCGCGAAGCGGCGGCGGGTCACGGGCATCGGTCATGCCTTCGGTTCGTTCCGGGCGGGAGAAACCGCTGAGCAGTCAAAGAGAGGCGGAATCAGTGGAGTTGGTTCACCGATTCCGCCGATCACTCCTGCCTTCTGCACACGACCGGACGTGAATGCGCGGGATGGAGCCGTTGGTCCCGTTATGCGAGATGACCCACAAGTGGCCCGGATCTGAACGACGAGGGCGCGCCCGCGGACATCAGCGGGGACAGCTCCCACGGGTCGGCCGCCCGGCCGTTCCAGGGCTCCGGGGCCTGGCCTGAGGGGCCGGGGAGTCCGTCGGGCAGGGGGCTCCTCGTGGCCGGTCGGCGGGGGACCCGGCCCCATCACGCCACACGTCTTCGGTTGCTCCGAAAATCCAGGTCATGGTGCATGCCGGTGAGTCGAACGCCTGCTCCGGCTAGGCTCACCCCAGAGCACGCCAGGGCAGTGGCAGCGACGACCGCAGGAGGCGGCGGGATGACAGTCCCGGGACGCAGGAGCAGCACCTTCATCCGGCTGCTCCGCAGCGGTTTCACCGACCCCTCCGCCGCCGCCCGGCTGCTCGACGCCGACGCGCTGGCCGCCGTACGCACCGATCCGGTGCTGCTCGACGCCCTCGGGGCGACCGCCGACCCCGACCTCGCCCTCCTCGGGCTCGTACGGCTCGCCGAGGCGCAGCCGCCCGACGAACTGCCCGGGCTCCTCGACACCCTCGTCAGCGCCAAACCCCTCCGGGACCGGCTCCTCGGTGTGCTCGGCGCCTCCGAGGCCCTCGGCGACCACCTCGCCCGCCACCCCCGCGACTGGCTCAGCCTCGTCACGTACGAGGCCGCAGACCTGCACCCCGGACTCCCCGAGTTCGAGCGCGGCCTCGCGGACGCCCACGATCCCGTCGCCCTGCGCGTCGCCTACCGCCGCTGCCTGCTCTCCATCGCGGCCCGCGACGTCTGCGGCACCATCGACGTCGCCCAGACCGCCGCCGAGCTCGCCGACCTCGCCACCGCCACCCTGCGCGCGGCCCTGCGGATCGCCTCCGCCGCCGCCCCCGAGGACGCGGCGATCTGCCGCCTCGCCGTCATCGCGATGGGCAAGTGCGGCGGCAACGAGCTCAACTACGTCTCCGACGTGGACGTGATCTTCGTCGGCGACAGCGCCAACGGTGCCAACGGAGGCAACGGAGGCAACGGAGGCAACGGCGCGGACGGCGTCGACGAGGGCAAGGCCCTCCAGGCCGCCACCCGCCTGGCCTCCCACCTCATGCGGATCTGCTCCGAGACCACCGTCGAGGGCACCATCTGGCCCGTCGACGCCAACCTGCGCCCCGAGGGCCGCAACGGGCCCCTCGTCCGCACCCTCTCCTCCCACCTGGCCTACTACCAGCGCTGGGCCAAGACCTGGGAGTTCCAGGCACTCCTCAAAGCCCGCGCCGTGGCCGGTGACGCGGCCCTCGGGTCCGAGTACATCGACGCCATAACGCCCCTGGTCTGGCAGGCCGCCGAACGCGAGAACTTCGTCGCCGACGTCCAGAAGATGCGCCGCCGCGTCGTCGACAACATCCCCGCCGCCCAGGTCGACCGCGAGCTGAAACTCGGCCCCGGCGGCCTGCGCGACGTCGAGTTCGCCGTCCAGCTGCTCCAGCTCGTGCACGGCCGCAGCGACGCCACCCTGCACTCCGGCACCACCCTCGACGCCCTCCACGCCCTCGCCGCCGGAGGCTACGTCGGCCGCGCCGACGCCGCCCAGCTGCACGACGCGTACCGCTTCCTGCGCGCCATGGAGCACCGCATCCAGCTCTACCGGCTGCGCCGCACCCACCTCGTCCCCGAGGACGAGACCGACCTGCGGCGCCTCGGCCGCTCCATGGGCCTGCGCACCGAACCCGTCGCCGAACTCAACAAGGCCTGGCGCCGGCACGCCTCCGTGGTCCGCCGCCTGCACGAGAAGCTCTTCTACCGGCCGCTGCTCGACGCCGTCGCCCAGCTCACCCCCGGCGAGACCCGGCTCTCCCCGCGCGCCGCCGGCCAGCGCCTCGAAGCCCTCGGGTACGCCGACCCGGCCTCGGCCCTGCGCCACCTCGAAGCCCTCGCCTCCGGCGTCACCCGCAAGGCCGCCATCCAGCGCACCCTGCTGCCCGTGATGCTCGGCTGGTTCGCCGACTCCGCCGACCCGGACGCCGGCCTGCTGAACTTCCGCAAGGTCTCCGACGCCCTCGGCAAGACCCCCTGGTACCTGCGCCTGCTGCGCGACGAGGGCGCCGCCGCCGAGAACCTCGCCCGCGTCCTGTCCGCCGGACGCCTCGCCCCCGACCTGCTGATGCGCGCCCCGGAGGCCGTCGCCCTGCTCGGCGACCCCGAAGGCCTGCAGCCCCGTACGCACGAGGCGCTCCAGCAGGAGGTCCTCGCCGCAGTCGGCCGCGCCGAGAACCCCGAGGCCGCCGTCGCCGCGGCCCGCGGCGTGCGCCGCCGCGAGCTCTTCCGTACGACCGCGGCCGACATCATCGGCTCCTACGGCACGGAGGACAACCCGGCCGAGGAGGACCACGGCGCCCTCGTCGACCGGGTCGGCGGAGCCGTCTCCGACCTCACCGCCGCCACCCTCGCCGGCGCCCTGCGCGCCGCCGTCCACAGCCACTACGGCGACACGCTGCCCACCCGCTTCGCCGTCATCGGCGTCGGCCGCTTCGGCGGACACGAACTCGCCTACGGCTCCGACGCCGACGTCCTGTTCGTCCACGAACCCCGCGAGGGCGTCGACGAACAGGAAGCCGCCAAGGCCGCCCAGACCGTCATCGCCGAAATGCGCAGGCTGCTCCAGCTGCCCACGACCGACCCGCCGCTGCTCATCGACGCCGACCTGCGCCCCGAAGGCCGCTCCGGCCCGCTGGTGCGCACGCTCGCCTCCTACGCCGCCTACTACCGGCGCTGGTCCCTGACCTGGGAGAGCCAGGCCCTGCTGCGCGCCGAGCCGGTCGCCGGGGACGAGGAGCTGGGCCGCCGCTTCATCGAGCTGATCGACCCGCTGCGCTACCCCATGGAAGGGCCCGGCGAGGACGCCGTACGGGAGATCCGCCGGCTCAAGGCCCGGATGGAGTCGGAGCGGCTGCCCCGCGGCGCCGACCCGACCCTGCACACCAAACTCGGCCGCGGCGGCCTCAGCGACGTCGAGTGGACCGTCCAGCTGATCCAGATGCGGCACGCGTGGGTCGAACCGGGCCTGCGCACCACCCGTACCCGCCAGGCCCTCGCGGCCGCCCACGCGGCCGGGCTGATCCCGACCGAGGAGGCGCAGATCCTGGACGAGGCCTGGGTGCTGGCGACCCGGGTCCGCAACGCCGTGATGCTGGTCCGCGGCCGCGCCGGGGACACCTTCCCGGCCGAGGCCCGCGAACTCGGGGCGGTGAGCCGCTACCTCGGATACGCCGAGGGCACGGCCGGGGAGATGCTGGACGACTACCGTCGCATCACCCGCCGTGCCCGGGCGGTGGTGGAGGAACTGTTCTACGGGGGCTGATCCACGGGGGCCGGCTTCTCCCGGCCGCCGGGTGTCAGCGCGCCGTACCGAAGGCCTGCGTCCAGTAGTTGCCGGGCTGCGCCAGGCCGATACCGATCTCCTTGAAGGCGCAGTTCAGGATGTTCTCCCGGTGGCCCTGGCTGTTCATCCAGCCCTCCATGACCTTCTCGGGAGTGCTGTAGCCGTAGGCGACGTTCTCGCCGTACGTCCTCCACGTGTACCCGGCGCGGGTGATGCGCGTGCCCGGGTCCGAGCCGTCGGAGCCGGTGTGGGACATGTTGCTGTGGGAGGCCATGTCCGCACTGTGGTCCTGCGCGGCCTTCGTGAGCTTCGCGTTGAGGGCCACGGCCGAACATCCGGCGGTGGCGCGCTCCTGGTTCACGAGGGCGAGGACCTGCGCGACGGCGCCGCTGGCCGGCGGGGCGGCGGTCGCCGACGGCTGCGGCGCCTGCGGCTTCTCGGTGGCCACCGGCGGCTTCTCCGGCTTGGGCTGGGAGGGCGGGGAGGTCGGTGCGACCGGCTGCGCGGGCGCCTCGGGGCTGCTCGGGGAGGCCTCGGCGGGGCTGCTGCTCGGCGACGCGGCCGGGAGCGGGGCGTCCACGGGCGCCGGGCTGCTCGGAGTGGCCGAGGGCGCGAACTGCCACGGGCGCTGCTGCTGGTGGCTCGCGGTCCGCGTCCGGCTGTTGCCGTTGTCCTGCGTGTCGAAGCAGGCCATGGCGGCGGTGGGAACACCCACGATGGCGAGCGCGCCGACGCCGATGACTATTTTCTTGTAGGACGACTTCTTCCGATGCTTCTGCATGCCTGACCTCATTCAGTGATCGCGAAGCTTCCGGCGCCGGAATCGCAGGACGCCGGAGAGGCCGCCATTCTTAAAAGCGCCTGAATGGCCTGGCAAGTTTCCGCTGATCACGAGCCCGGGGCGGTCGGCAAGCGGCTTGAATCAGGACCGCGATCGTGCATCATCACGATTTGGTCACTCCCGCAACCGTCTGATGGGTAATCAGAAACAGCTGTGACCTGGCCGGTCGGGATCGGACCCATCGGTGCCGCGGATTCCGTTTCCGGCGGAGAGGGGAATGTCAATTCCAAAAGGGACAAATATCGAAATGTCGGAGGGTTAATGCTCCGTCAAGAACGCCTTCGACCAACAGACGCGACGTGACGCATGTCACTGTTTCCCGCTCGTCTTTGCCGTGAACGCGCCCGTCGGACGACCATCCGGCCATGCCCGGCTGCCGGCGGAACCGCCACGCCGCCCGCGGGCCGTGGATAGGGTGCTCGGATGTTCACAGTTCGTCGCGCCGGCCAGTACGACGGGGACGCCCTCGGCGAGATCCACGCCGCGGCCTGGGAGGCGGCCTATGCCCCCTTCTTCGACCCGGAGTTCGCCGCACGAGGGGTCGAGAGCAGGCGAACGCGATGGCACGAAAGGGTCGGGCGGCCGGGCCCCACGATCCTGGTGGCCGAGCACGCGGGCCGTCCTCTGGCGCTGTCCGCCTTCGGCCCGTCATCGACCCGGCCGGGTCTCGCCGAGATCCTCTCTTTCTACTGTCACCCCGACAGCTGGGGCAGCGGCGTCGCCGCCGCCCTGATGACCGAGACCCTGGACCACCTGCGCGACGACGGGTTCACCCGGGCACACCTGTGGACCCTGCGCGACACCGCACAGTCCCGTCGCTTCTACACCAAGTGCGGCTTCACCGACCGCGGCACCGCACGCCCCCACGACTTCGGCGACGGAAACCCCCTCGTCCAAGTCGAATACGAGCGCGCATGCTGACACCCGCGAAGAACACGGTTCTCGAGGGGGCCGGACCTGGCGCGGGGCGGGCGGGCGCTGGTTGGATGCCGGGATGAGCCAAGACCTTCCCGACGGTTACGAGATCTCCACCGACGCCGCCCGACTGGACGTCGGGCTCCTCCACCGGTGGCTGTCCGAGGACGCGTACTGGGCCCTCGGGCGCAGCCGGCAGAAGCAGGAGGACGCCATCGCGGGCTCCTTGAACTTCGGCCTCTACGACCAGGCCTCCGGCGCGCAGCTCGCGTACGCCCGAGTCGTCACCGACCTGGCCACCTTCGCCTGGCTCTGCGACGTGTACGTCGATCCGGGCGCCCGCGGCAAGGGGCTCGGCGGGGCCCTCGTCGACGCGGTGTGCGCGCACCTGGACCCGTACGGGCTGCGCCGGGTCCTGCTCGCCACCGCCGATGCGCACGCCGTCTACGCCCGGTCCGGCTTCGAGCCGCTGGCCACGCCCGAGAAGTGGATGGCTCTCGGGGAGCAGTAGCCGTCCCCGGGCGGCGGGACCTACGCCCGCCCGCGGACGCGGTTCAGCAGTTCCGACGCCGGGTGCGGACCCGCGTGCTCGGGGTGGCGCGGCAGGCTGTGGGGCATCGAGCCGTACCAGGAGCGCGAGACGGCGTAGCCGAAGGCCAGGCAGAGCAGGCCGCCCACGGCGTCGAGCCAGAAGTGGTTGGCGGTGGCCACGATGACGACGAGGGTCACCGTCGGGTAGAGCAGGCCCAGGATCCGGGCCCAGGGGGCCGAGGCGACCGCGAAGATCGTCAGCCCGCACCAGAGCGACCACCCTATGTGCATGGAGGGCATGGCCGCGTACTGGTTCGACATCTGCTTGAGGTTGCCGGAGGCCATGGAGCCCCAGGTGTGGTGGACCAGCACGGTGTCGATGAAGTTCTGCCCGTTCATCAGCCGGGGCGGCGCGAGCGGGTAGAGGTAGTAGCCGACCAGGGCGACGCCGGTGGTGGCGAAGAGGACGAGGCGGGTGGCGGCGTAGCGCCCCGGATGGAAACGGTAGATCCACACGAGCACGCCGATGGTCACCACGAAGTGGAGCGTGGCGTAGTAGTAGTTCATGCCGACGATCAGCCACGTCACGGAGTTGACCGCGTGGTTGACCGACTCCTCGACGGCGATGCCGAGGGTCCGCTCGAAGTTCCAGATCCAGTCGGCGTTCGCGAGGGCGTCCGCCTTCTGCTCGGGCACCGCGTTGCGGATCAGCGAGTACGTCCAGTAGCTGACCGCGATGAGCAGGACCTCGAACCAGATCCGAGGCCTGCGGGGGGCGCGCAGCCGGGAGAGCAGGGCGCGGTCGGACCCCGGGCGGGTCTCCGTCTCGGCCACGGTGGGTGTCGAGACATCCGTCCGGGTTTCCAGTGTCTTCACGCTCGATTCACCCATGGGGAGAGAGTCTGCCAGATGCGTCCTCGTCTCCGATCATCCCTCGGGACGGTCTTCGCCGCAGCCGATCCGCCTTGGGGAGGACACGCTCAGCCTTGGGGAGGACGCGGCCCTTACGGCCTGCGCCGCTGCCCGGGGCCGGAGGCCGTGGAGCCGCGCACGACCAGTTCGGGCAGGAAGACGAACTCGCTGTGCGGGGCCGGCGTCCCGCCGATCTCCTCCAGCAGGGTCCGGACGGCCGCCTGCCCCATCGCCAGCACGGGCTGGCGGATGGTCGTCAGCGGCGGGTCGGTGAACGCTATGAGCGGGGAGTCGTCGAAGCCGACCACCGACACGTCCTGCGGCACCTTCAGCCCCTGCTGCCGGGCCGCGCGGATCGCGCCGAGCGCCATCATGTCGCTCGCGCACACCACCGCCGTGCAGCCGCGCGCGATCAGCGCGGCCGCGGCGGCCTGGCCGCCCTCCAGCGAGTAGAGGGAGTGCTGGATCAGCTCCTCGATCTCGGCCTCGCCGAGTCCGAGCCGGTCCTTCATCCCGAGCCGGAAGCCCTCGATCTTGCGCAGGACCGGCACGAAGCGCTTCGGTCCGACCGCGAGCCCGATCCGGGTGTGCCCGAGCGCGGTGAGGTGGGTGACGGCGAGCTGCATCGCGGCCCGGTCGTCGGGGGAGACGAAGGGGGCCTGCACCTTGTCGGAGAACCCGTTGATGAGGACGTAGGGAACGCCCTGCCCGCGGAGTTGGTCGTAGCGGCCCATGTCGGCCGTGGTGTCGGCGTGCAGGCCGGAGACGAAGATGATCCCGGAGACCCCGCGGTCGACCAGCATCTCGGTCAGCTCGTCCTCGGTGGACCCGCCGGGCGTCTGCGTGGCCAGCACCGGCGTGTACCCCTGCCGGGTCAGGGCCTGGCCGATGACCTGGGCGAGCGCCGGGAAGATCGGGTTGTCCAGTTCGGGAGTTATCAGGCCGACGAGCCCCGCGCTGCGCTGGCGCAGTTTCACGGGCCGCTCGTAGCCGAGCACGTCGAGCGCGGCCAGCACGGATTCACGGGTGCCTGCGGCCACGCCGGGCTTGCCGTTGAGCACGCGGCTGACTGTGGCTTCGCTGACCCCCGCCTGGGCTGCGATGTCGGCTAGCCGTGCGGTCACGGGATTGGACTGTACCGGTCGGACGTTCACCATGACCACCACGTGCACGAATCCGGGGGAAGCCGGACGGTGCGGCCGTCCGTCTCCACGGGGGAGCTGGAGAGGACGGGACGCCCGGGCGCGGGAAGTTCGACCGGGGAGGACCGGCTGTTGAGGGTGCAGGCGAAGCCGGGGCGGGTGAAGAGGAGGACACCTTCGGGCGCGGGCTGCCAGCGCATCCCGGAGGAGTACGGGGCTTCGGCCGCGGGATCGGCCCCCGCTTCCGGGGCGCCCAGACCGGGCATCGCCCGGCGCAGCTCCAGGGCGGCGCGGTAGAGCTCCAGCGTGGAGTGCGGGTCGCCGGTCTGGGCGGCGACGCTGAGGTCGCGCCAGCCGGCGGGCTGCGGGAGCCAGCTCCCGGCCGGGCCGAAGTCGTACGGCGGCTCCGAACCGGACCAGGGGATCGGCACCCGGCACCCGTCGCGCAACCCGTCCTGCCCGGCCGCCTCCGGCGCGGTCTGCGGATCCGCCTCCGGCGCGGTCTGCGGATTCACCTGCGGCGCGGCCTGCGAACCGGCTCCCGGCCCGGCGCCTGCCCCGGCCTCCGGCCCGGCCCCCGTCCTGGCCTCCGGCCCGGCACTGTGCCCGGCCCCCGTCCTGGCGGCTGCTCCGGCCCCCGGCCCGGCCCCCGGCCCGGCCCCCGGCCCGGCCCCCGGCCCGGCCCCCGGCCCGGCCCCCGGCCCGGCCCCCGGCCCGGTACCCGTCCTGGCCTCCGGCCCGGTGCCTGCTTCGGCCTGCGGCCCGGTACCTGGCCCGGCTCCCGGCCCGGCGCCTGCTCCGGCCTCCGCCCCGGTACTTGGCCCGGCCCCCGGCCCGGCGGGGGTGCCGGGCATCGCGCGGGGGTGGGCGGCCGGCCCGGCGGGGGGCTGTGCCTGTGGCACGGGTGCGGACACGGACGCGGTCCGGTTCGTGCTCGTGGCCGCTTGCGCGGCAGCGGCCGGGCAGGTGCCCGGTCCGGCCTGAGGCCCGGCCGGAGCGCCGGTTACGACGGCGAGATCGGGCACCGCCCGT of the Streptomyces sp. NBC_01294 genome contains:
- a CDS encoding bifunctional [glutamine synthetase] adenylyltransferase/[glutamine synthetase]-adenylyl-L-tyrosine phosphorylase, which produces MTVPGRRSSTFIRLLRSGFTDPSAAARLLDADALAAVRTDPVLLDALGATADPDLALLGLVRLAEAQPPDELPGLLDTLVSAKPLRDRLLGVLGASEALGDHLARHPRDWLSLVTYEAADLHPGLPEFERGLADAHDPVALRVAYRRCLLSIAARDVCGTIDVAQTAAELADLATATLRAALRIASAAAPEDAAICRLAVIAMGKCGGNELNYVSDVDVIFVGDSANGANGGNGGNGGNGADGVDEGKALQAATRLASHLMRICSETTVEGTIWPVDANLRPEGRNGPLVRTLSSHLAYYQRWAKTWEFQALLKARAVAGDAALGSEYIDAITPLVWQAAERENFVADVQKMRRRVVDNIPAAQVDRELKLGPGGLRDVEFAVQLLQLVHGRSDATLHSGTTLDALHALAAGGYVGRADAAQLHDAYRFLRAMEHRIQLYRLRRTHLVPEDETDLRRLGRSMGLRTEPVAELNKAWRRHASVVRRLHEKLFYRPLLDAVAQLTPGETRLSPRAAGQRLEALGYADPASALRHLEALASGVTRKAAIQRTLLPVMLGWFADSADPDAGLLNFRKVSDALGKTPWYLRLLRDEGAAAENLARVLSAGRLAPDLLMRAPEAVALLGDPEGLQPRTHEALQQEVLAAVGRAENPEAAVAAARGVRRRELFRTTAADIIGSYGTEDNPAEEDHGALVDRVGGAVSDLTAATLAGALRAAVHSHYGDTLPTRFAVIGVGRFGGHELAYGSDADVLFVHEPREGVDEQEAAKAAQTVIAEMRRLLQLPTTDPPLLIDADLRPEGRSGPLVRTLASYAAYYRRWSLTWESQALLRAEPVAGDEELGRRFIELIDPLRYPMEGPGEDAVREIRRLKARMESERLPRGADPTLHTKLGRGGLSDVEWTVQLIQMRHAWVEPGLRTTRTRQALAAAHAAGLIPTEEAQILDEAWVLATRVRNAVMLVRGRAGDTFPAEARELGAVSRYLGYAEGTAGEMLDDYRRITRRARAVVEELFYGG
- a CDS encoding CAP domain-containing protein, with the protein product MQKHRKKSSYKKIVIGVGALAIVGVPTAAMACFDTQDNGNSRTRTASHQQQRPWQFAPSATPSSPAPVDAPLPAASPSSSPAEASPSSPEAPAQPVAPTSPPSQPKPEKPPVATEKPQAPQPSATAAPPASGAVAQVLALVNQERATAGCSAVALNAKLTKAAQDHSADMASHSNMSHTGSDGSDPGTRITRAGYTWRTYGENVAYGYSTPEKVMEGWMNSQGHRENILNCAFKEIGIGLAQPGNYWTQAFGTAR
- a CDS encoding GNAT family N-acetyltransferase, coding for MFTVRRAGQYDGDALGEIHAAAWEAAYAPFFDPEFAARGVESRRTRWHERVGRPGPTILVAEHAGRPLALSAFGPSSTRPGLAEILSFYCHPDSWGSGVAAALMTETLDHLRDDGFTRAHLWTLRDTAQSRRFYTKCGFTDRGTARPHDFGDGNPLVQVEYERAC
- a CDS encoding GNAT family N-acetyltransferase; this translates as MSQDLPDGYEISTDAARLDVGLLHRWLSEDAYWALGRSRQKQEDAIAGSLNFGLYDQASGAQLAYARVVTDLATFAWLCDVYVDPGARGKGLGGALVDAVCAHLDPYGLRRVLLATADAHAVYARSGFEPLATPEKWMALGEQ
- a CDS encoding phosphatase PAP2 family protein, which encodes MGESSVKTLETRTDVSTPTVAETETRPGSDRALLSRLRAPRRPRIWFEVLLIAVSYWTYSLIRNAVPEQKADALANADWIWNFERTLGIAVEESVNHAVNSVTWLIVGMNYYYATLHFVVTIGVLVWIYRFHPGRYAATRLVLFATTGVALVGYYLYPLAPPRLMNGQNFIDTVLVHHTWGSMASGNLKQMSNQYAAMPSMHIGWSLWCGLTIFAVASAPWARILGLLYPTVTLVVIVATANHFWLDAVGGLLCLAFGYAVSRSWYGSMPHSLPRHPEHAGPHPASELLNRVRGRA
- a CDS encoding LacI family DNA-binding transcriptional regulator, coding for MTARLADIAAQAGVSEATVSRVLNGKPGVAAGTRESVLAALDVLGYERPVKLRQRSAGLVGLITPELDNPIFPALAQVIGQALTRQGYTPVLATQTPGGSTEDELTEMLVDRGVSGIIFVSGLHADTTADMGRYDQLRGQGVPYVLINGFSDKVQAPFVSPDDRAAMQLAVTHLTALGHTRIGLAVGPKRFVPVLRKIEGFRLGMKDRLGLGEAEIEELIQHSLYSLEGGQAAAAALIARGCTAVVCASDMMALGAIRAARQQGLKVPQDVSVVGFDDSPLIAFTDPPLTTIRQPVLAMGQAAVRTLLEEIGGTPAPHSEFVFLPELVVRGSTASGPGQRRRP